The Tautonia plasticadhaerens nucleotide sequence GGGGGCTCGCCGAGACAGGGAAGGTCACCGGGGTGGCTCGGCCTCGACGGGCCCCCGACAGGGCCCGCACCAGCACACCGGCCGTCTCAGTGGGGAGGAAGGAGGCGCAGCCGACGAGCATGATGAGCCCGAAGGTCCACATCCCGAGGCAGGCGCCGATGCCCAGGTGCATCGCCGTGCCGGCCGCGAGCACGATCGGCCGCCAGGCCGGCTTCCAGACGAGCACGCAGAAGGAGATCTCCCAGGCGATCGTCGTGTGGGTCATCACGTTCAGGATCAGCGGGTGCCAGGCCAGCCACGTCATGTCCATCGACTGGTATTCGAGATTCGCGAAGGCCAGCCACATGGCGTCCCCGCTCCACCAGGCGGGGCCCTGGAGCTTCGAGATCCCGGCGAAGAAGTAGATCGTGCACATGTGGACCTGGATCAGCCGCCTCCCCAGGTTCGACCGGGCCGAGGGGGTCGCCGCCCCCTCTCCGCGACGCCGGGCGATCAGGCGGTCGAGCGAGACGGCCCGGCCCCCGTCGCCGATCGTCAGGTAGAGCGTCAGCATCACGTTGATCTGGTCGAGGCCGAAGAGCGCCTCGGGCACCCGATGGGCGTAGG carries:
- a CDS encoding HTTM domain-containing protein, which translates into the protein MRRALTFALAETRSRIRSCSEAWEAFWFTPADPTLLGILRVLTGLMLLYTHGVWGLALGDFFGEDPWLGAELVRTLQEYSFACSFWWWVEPEWMWTAHGVSMAILALFTLGLWTRATSVLSLVVAISYAHRVPEALFGLDQINVMLTLYLTIGDGGRAVSLDRLIARRRGEGAATPSARSNLGRRLIQVHMCTIYFFAGISKLQGPAWWSGDAMWLAFANLEYQSMDMTWLAWHPLILNVMTHTTIAWEISFCVLVWKPAWRPIVLAAGTAMHLGIGACLGMWTFGLIMLVGCASFLPTETAGVLVRALSGARRGRATPVTFPVSASPQAASALLKGPHRPVGPVVTIDYGRHREGSEPRGPIPG